The nucleotide window CTGCCTTTCCGCTTCGCGGAACCGATGTCGGGAGTCGGATGGAGGTTGCGCGGCGAAGAATGTCAGGACCTGTGCACGCCTTAACCGACGGCGCAGCACGACAGACCCGTCGGTAGCAACGCCGTGCACCTGAAAGATGTTCTTCGCGATATCCAGACCGATCGTCGTTGCAGGCTGCATCTCTGGCTCCTCTCCGCTTTTCAAACACCGCGACACTAGCGCGGCGTGGGGGCGGGAGCCGTCCACAGCATCAGGAGCGGACGTGGGCGCGAGGTCAGCTCTCGGCCCATTGCAGACCTTGGCCCGACCGTGAGATCACCGCGTTGCAGCCTGTCGAAGCCGCCGTTCGCCGAATCGCCGAGCTTCACCACACCGAGAATGCCCAGCGAGGAAGGAGGAAGATCGTGGACTCATCCAGTCCGGTAGTTCTACTCGACGGCCGTCCCTATACCGGAAAGTATGGCGCGCAGGCGAACCGGGTTGAAGCCGATGCGCCCGTATTGTTGCGACACGAGGCTCTCGTCCTGTAGCTTCTTCAGCGTCTCGCCAACCGTGTTCCGCCCGAGGCCGGTCATCTCGGCGATCTCGGCCTGCGTGCAATTGATCTTGAGGTCGGCGTCGGTATCCGCATCGTAGCTGGCCAGGCGAAGCAGAGTCGCGATCACCTTGACCCGCACGTCGCGCTGCACCGCCGTCGCCGCGAACATTAGCGCATTGTCGAGATGCTCGGCGTTCAACGCCCCCAGACGGCGCCAGAAGGTCGGATCCTCCTCGCCGATCCGTTCCAGCCGGTTGGCCGGCAGGTACAGCAGAACAGCCTCCGTTCGCGCCCGGACTTCCGCGCGCCTAGCGTCTTTGGTAGTCGCTGCGACGTCCCCTGCCCACCAGCCGGGGCGCGCTATGAAGCCGAGGAAAGGGCTGAAGCCGCCTGCTGTTGTCAAGACGTCGAGACTGCCGTCGACAAGGCCGTGCAGGCCACCGGGGGGGTCGCCCAGCGAATAGAGGTTCTCACCGATGCTTCGCGTCTGCAGGTCGCACGCGTTCAGAATGAGGGTCCTGAAGGCTTCCGGCTGCCGCGACAGCCAGCCCACCTCACTGACGATCTGCCGAGCCTTCCGCATCGGCATTGAGAAAATCTCCTTAAATGCGCGCCGGCGTGCATTTTGCTGGCAACCCGCATGTTACGCAAGGTGCAAGCGGTGGCCCACGGAGCCCCGCGACGACCAGAGGAGGGTGGGATGGTGACAGGTTTGCGCGGTGGCAAGGCAAGGAACGTCCGTCCGGACAACGCGCCGTTGCGGTTGGCCCTCTACGGTGGCGCCGCTGTGGTGGCGTTCCTGGCCCTCAGCGTCTCTCAGGCGCTGGCGCAGGACTGGCCCGATCGGACAGCACTGCCGGATACGCTGTCGCCGTTCGAGGGAACGATCGGGAAATACTACACCGAGTCCACCTCCGACTGGCAGGATCCGATCGCCGCG belongs to Gammaproteobacteria bacterium and includes:
- a CDS encoding Crp/Fnr family transcriptional regulator, which gives rise to MPMRKARQIVSEVGWLSRQPEAFRTLILNACDLQTRSIGENLYSLGDPPGGLHGLVDGSLDVLTTAGGFSPFLGFIARPGWWAGDVAATTKDARRAEVRARTEAVLLYLPANRLERIGEEDPTFWRRLGALNAEHLDNALMFAATAVQRDVRVKVIATLLRLASYDADTDADLKINCTQAEIAEMTGLGRNTVGETLKKLQDESLVSQQYGRIGFNPVRLRAILSGIGTAVE